The Sphaerochaeta globosa str. Buddy region GGAACTGTTGAAAACACAGAAAGCTGATTTGCTGGTGCTTGGAGGGATTACCGATATCCGTTCCCGTCGTGAAGAGCTTGCCAGTGAGACTGATAGGATGATGCGCACATCCCCCTGTCCGGTATTGGTGGTGCGGGATGATGACGATATCTGGCTCGAGTTTGAAGCGTAAGGAGCTCTGCATGAATGTACTGGATGTATTGGACAAGAACCTGGTCAAAGTGCCGCTCATGCACACCGACAAGCGTGGGATTATCAATGAGCTTGTTGAAGTGGTAGCAAAAGCCAAGGGGTATTCAACACAGCAGTTCGAACAGATTCTGGATGCTGTTCTCAATCGAGAGAGCTTGGGATCGACCGGTATCGGCAATGGAATTGCCATTCCCCATGCCAAGACCGATGTAGTCGAACAAGTTGCCATGGTTGTAGGCATAAGCCGATTCCCTGTTGATTTTGACTCCCCCGATGGACAGAAGAGCAGAATTTTCTTTTTGGTGTTGGCTCCATCCAAGCGAGCATCCGCTCACGTTGAGTTGCTCGCTTCCATTGCCCGCACCTGCACCAGCCAGGTGTTCAGGAGAATGCTTGAGCAAGCAAGGGATAGTGAAGAGGTTGTGCGACTTTTTATGGAATAATGCAATCATTTCATTCTTTTCATACAGGCACTGCTTCCCCGGAGGTGGTGCTTTTGTTTTGCTCTGGACATTTTGTTGTTTCCATCCTATGGTTTTGGTATTACAGATTCATTGAGGTTACTGCTCCGTGAGCAATATCATTGCCTTTACCGAACAAGAACTCAGCTTGCTGGCGAATTGCCGTGAGCTGCTTTTTGCATTTGATGCGGACCTTGCCTCCCTTCTGGAAGGAAGAGTGAAGGATTTGGGGATGCTTGCAGGAATTGTCGGTCGCTCTGCGTCCCTGACGACAGACCTAGGTTTTTCAGATACGGTACGGAGTGTGGAAACCCTCGCTGCAAAGCTTGCCAATCAAGGGATAGAGGAAGTGGTGAACCTTCCTGCAAAAGCTTCCTTGGGACGGTCCTATATGGTCTCCAAATTGCATCTGTATGGATTCCTGCTAAAAGTCGGCCAGAAAAACGAGTGTCTTGCCTCACAAAAAGAGGAGATACTTGTCTGTTATTACGGGATTCTGTTTTCCTTAATGGCTGAAGACCTGTACATATCCATTATATCGGACAGCTTGGGAAATGAGAGCTGGACCCGCCGTGCAACCAGGGACTTGGTGGTGATGTGGGAACAACGCAGCAATGCCCAGGCCCCTTCCTTCGCGCCCTTGGTACAACAGCTGTGGGATGTCAGGCATACCTTGGTACCGGTCCTTGGAACCCTGCTGGGTACAGTGGAATTGCTGCAGCTCTCGTTCCGACTTCCCCGATTGTGGCACGAGTTTCTTCAAGCACGGGGCAGAGACGAAGAAGTGGCCTATGCATTGAACGAATTTCTGTTTTCCCTTAGTTTCGAGCAGTTGAAAAATCTGCAAGGGATTATGGAGGAAAAACAGGTGATGGCCGTAAGCAGGGAAGAAGCGCATCAGTTGCTTAGCCTGAGGTCGAACCACTTGCTGGAAGGATCCAATGAGGATGATCTTCCAGCCATTCGGCTCTATCGGTCTTTCTTGAGGCGCAATGCACTAGCAAGGTTGCGACGGGACTCTGACCGTCCCGGTCCCCGCCGCACCCTCGAGCAGCTTCTGCTGCTCTATCTCTGGTCCATGGATGCGGCCAATTGATAGATGGCCCTGATTTCCTCTTTGCCCAACACCAGTACATTCCCGAGTGTCCGTTTTCCGAAGAAGGTGGCTTTTTCAGCCATCTCTTCGATTTGGGCTTCAGTAGGCTCAATGCCAAGCTCGGCAAAGTTGGTAGGCATATCGATGCTTCTGAAGAAGTTCTGCATTGCATCGATGGTTTTTAAGGCATCCTTAGTGTCATCGCCGCTTCTCTGCAGCAATAAGACTTTCTCTCCAAACCGTGCAAAGCGTGCCGCATTGTGCTGATAGACATAGGTGGCCCAAGCAATCCAAACAGCTGAAAGTCCGGCACCATGCGCTACGTCGAACATCCCCCCCATCTCATGCTCCAGCTGATGGGGAGCCCAGTCTCCTCTTTGGCTGTTGCCACAGCCCATCAGGCCATTG contains the following coding sequences:
- a CDS encoding PTS sugar transporter subunit IIA — translated: MNVLDVLDKNLVKVPLMHTDKRGIINELVEVVAKAKGYSTQQFEQILDAVLNRESLGSTGIGNGIAIPHAKTDVVEQVAMVVGISRFPVDFDSPDGQKSRIFFLVLAPSKRASAHVELLASIARTCTSQVFRRMLEQARDSEEVVRLFME